The genomic DNA TTGCGGAACCCAGCACCCGCACCAAGACCAGCTTTGACGTTGCGGGCAAGCGTCTTTCCGCTGACACCTTTTCACTCGCCAAGAGTTCTTCGTCGCTCACCAAGGGCGAGACGCTCAAGGACACCGCGCTTACCTTGCAGGCCATGGCTCCCGACGCCATCGTCATCCGCCATCGCCATTCCGGTGCGGCCCGGTTTCTTGCCAACCGTCTCGATTGCGCGGTCATCAACGCGGGTGACGGACGGCACGCACACCCCACGCAGGCGCTGCTCGACAGCTTCACCCTGCATCAGGAATGGGGCGACCTCACCGGCAAGACCATTCTCATCCTCGGTGACATCGCGCACAGCCGCGTGGCCCGTTCCAACGTCATTCTGCTGCGTAAACTCGGTGCGAAGGTCCGTCTCTGCGCTCCCCGTACCCTGTTGCCGCCTGCGGTCAAGACGTGGCCGGTCGAGGTGTTTAACGATCTTTCCGAAGCGTCCAAGGGCGTTGACGCCATCATGTGCCTGCGCCTCCAGCTTGAACGCCAGCAGGACGGCTTGTTGCCTGATCTGCGTGAATATGCCCGCACCTTCGGACTCGGCGCGAAGCATGTGGAACTGGCCAAGCCCGACGTGCGCATCATGCACCCCGGGCCGGTCAACCGCGGCGTTGAAATGAGTTCCGAACTCGTGGACTGCACTGATTCGCTCATCCTCGATCAGGTCTCCAGCGGCGTGGTCGTACGCATGGCGCTCCTGTTTCTCTACATGACCCGCAAAGGGGACGAGTAGGGAGGAAGGGGAGGAAGATGCCTCCGGCGGCTTAAGAACCTTTCGAG from uncultured Pseudodesulfovibrio sp. includes the following:
- a CDS encoding aspartate carbamoyltransferase catalytic subunit, with the translated sequence MKWLHKDLLDVSQLSRPEIMAIFETAGRFQELQERPVKKVPTLKGRSVILFFAEPSTRTKTSFDVAGKRLSADTFSLAKSSSSLTKGETLKDTALTLQAMAPDAIVIRHRHSGAARFLANRLDCAVINAGDGRHAHPTQALLDSFTLHQEWGDLTGKTILILGDIAHSRVARSNVILLRKLGAKVRLCAPRTLLPPAVKTWPVEVFNDLSEASKGVDAIMCLRLQLERQQDGLLPDLREYARTFGLGAKHVELAKPDVRIMHPGPVNRGVEMSSELVDCTDSLILDQVSSGVVVRMALLFLYMTRKGDE